Part of the Ruegeria sp. AD91A genome, GACGGGCTTCTTCCTCGGGCTGAATTATCTCAAGCGTAAGGCCGGTTTCGCGCTTCACCTGCCGGATGAATTCGCGCGAGTTCTTGGCGCGGCGGCACGCCTCGGTCGCGATCAGACGCATCCGTCTGACCTTGTTGCGTTTCAGCTTTTGCTGACAGATTCGCAAAGCCTGAACGGTACGCGACATGGACGCCCGCGACAGCCGCCCGGTGCGTTCCAGACCCGCGCCCAATTGCACGGATTTGGAGAAGCTGTCTACCACATGGAACCCACTGCCCTTGGGCTGGGCGATCAACATGCGGCAACTATTTGTACCCAAATCCAGTGCCGCATAAAGAGCATCCGGATCGGGTCTTGCCGGCGCGGGGCTTTCGACCGCTTTCGGGAACGCGCCCGCACCTTTGGGACGCTTGGGCGCCATCGTTACGCCCTCCGATTTTCGAGTTACCCCGACCCTAGGCGGGGGATTGCCGACGTGCAAGTGATTTCAATTTTGAAATTAACGTGCGTGTCACATGCCGTTCATACTCAGGTGCGATGGGCATTCATGGAACCCTCAGCAGGATTCTTTTCGAGCTTACAGCCAGATATGGAGATTAACATGAAAGACGATCACACCCTTTCCTTTGATGAATACGATGAAATCATAAGCCCGCGACCTGAAGAATGTGACTTTGACCGCGTTGTCGAGCGCGCGTTGTCGCGTCGCGGATTCATGGGTGGCGTCCTGGCGATGGGCAGTTTCGCTGCCGTTGGCGGCTCGATTCTGCCGACTACTGCGCGCGCTGCGGCAGATCGTTTCTCGTTCGAGGCGATTCCGGTTTCGACGGCTGACGAAGTGATTGTGCCTTCGGGTTACAAAGCCGAGGTCATAGTGCGCTGGGGTGATCCGCTGTGGTCGGATGTGCCTGAATTCAATCATGCCACCCGAGGCACGGCAGCCAGTCAGGAACGCGCATTTGGTGACAACACGGATGGCCAGGATGTGTTTTACCACGACGGTCATGTTCTGCTGGTGGTGAACAACGAGTATACCAACCGCGACATTCTTTGGGGCAACAATCCGGACGCCAAGGCAGCATCCGATGACGACGTTGCCAAAGGCATGATGGCCCATGGCGTTACCATTGTGGAAATTGCCAACACAGATGGAAAATGGGGTATCGTAAAGGACAGCCCGTATAACCGCCGTGTTACACCGCAGACCGAGATGACCATCACCGGTCCGGCCGCGGGTCACGACCTTATGAAGACCGCCGCCGATCCGTCCGGCATGACGTGCAAGGGAACATGGAACAATTGCGGAAATGGCATGACACCATGGGGCACGTATCTGGCCTGTGAAGAGAACTTCAATGGTTACTTCTCGGCTGAGGATGAAAACCACGAAACCAGCCCTGAACTGAAACGCTATGGAGTATCGGCAAGCGATTGGGGCTACGGCTGGGCCAAGATCGACGACCGTTTCGACGTGTCCAAAAACCCCAATGAACCAAACCGTGCCGGATATGTCGTCGAGATTGACCCGACCGACCCGACATCGACACCGCGCAAGCTGACAGCGCTTGGGCGCTTCAAGCACGAGAACGCGGAAACCGTAGTCAACAACGATGGTCGCGTCGTGGTCTACATGGGCGATGATGAACGCGGAGAATTCCTGTACCGCTTCGTTTCCGATGGCTTTTACGCAGCCGGGGTGGACACGAATGCGTTGCTTGAGAATGGAACGCTTTCGGTCGCCAAGTTCAACGATGACGGCACCGGTGAGTGGATCGATCTGACACCTGAAACCAGCGGGCTTGCATCGCAGGCCGAGGTTTGCATCCACACGCGTCAAGCCGCTTCGGCCGTTGGTGGCACGACAATGGACCGTCCGGAATGGGTGGCATCAAACCCGAATGCACCCGAAGTCTATTGCTGTCTGACCAACAACAAGAACCGTGGTGTCAAACCGAATGCAGGGGGCGACGATACCTCGGCCAACGGCCCGAACCCGCGGGACAAGAACAATTACGGTCAGATCGTGCGTTGGCGACCGGACGGTGGTGATCATACCGCTGCCGGCTTCGGCTGGGATCTGTACGTGCTGGCAGGCAATCCCACCGTGCATGAAAATGCCTATGCCGGATCCGAGAACGTGAACGCCGACAACATGTTCAATTCACCCGACGGATTGAAATTCGACACCAATGGTCTGCTCTGGATTCAAACCGACGGAAACTATGGCAACGAAGGGGACTTCGCTGGTCAGGGCAATAACCAGATGCTGGCAGGTGACCCTGTCACGGGCGAAATTCGCCGCTTTCTGGTTGGCCCGAATGAGTGCGAGGTCACCGGTCTCAGCTGGTCTCCAGATCGTCGCACAATGTTTGTCGGCATTCAGCACCCGGGCGAAGACGGCAACAGCCACTGGCCTGAAGGCGGTGACTCGGTGCCGCGTTCGGCCATTATCGCCATTATTCGCGAGGATGGGGGTCTAGTCGGTTAAGGCCATTTGACCCATCAATTCATGCCTCGGACGGTTTCTTCCGTCCGGGGTTTTTCTTTTTTATGCAGCGCTTTCATAGTGACGATGAGAATTATGATATGCGCGTTTTCCGGAAAACTGGGTAAAAGCCGCGTACCCTACAGTAGGCGCAAAACGTCGTTTGGAAAGCGCCGTGTGTCGAAAATCGACCGACCCAAGCCTACATTGAAGTTTAGAACCGGCCCATCGGGTTAGGAGGAATCACAGCAATGCCTGACGTCACCATCGTGTATTGGCGCGACATTCCCGCTCAGGTCATCGTCGGCAAAGGCCGTCGTGGCGCAAAGCGGCAGTTGGAAGAACGGTTTGAACAAGCCATCGACCGTGCCGCGATGAAGGTGAACGCCAAGGACAGTGATGCCTATCTGGCCGAATGGCGCAAAGCCGAACCTTTCGCGGTCGAAGGCGATCCTGCCGAGATTGCCGAAGCCGAAGCTGTGCGTCTGGAAACGGAATACGATCAGGACCGCGTCAAAGCGCTGATCGCCAATGACGGTTGGGCATGAGCCCCAGACTTTATGGGAGGCCGAAATGGCTTTGCTGAACTTCAAGAAACGTGATGTGGTCGAAAACGGCCCAGTAAATCCGACCGTCGAAGCCTTTTTGCAGGGCTATTCGATCGAGGTGATGCCGCGCACCGCCGAAAAGGTCGAGGATTTCCGCCCGCTGCTGCCCGAGGGAACGCGCGTGTACATCGCCCATATCGAGGGCACTCCGATCGAGGATATGGTCAAGACCGCCAAGCGGATCGCGGCCGAGGGCTATCCGGTGATGCCGCACTTTCCGGCGCGGATAATCAAAGACGCGGCCACCCTGGAAAACTGGATCGCCATGTACCAGGGCGAAGCAGGTGTCGAACAGGCGTTGTTGCTGGCCGGTGGTGTTGCCAATCCGCACGGCGATTTCGACAGTTCGATGCAGTTGCTGGAAACCGGTCTGTTCGACAAGGCGGGATTCAAGCGCCTGCACGTGGCCGGTCACCCCGAAGGTAACAAGGACATTGACCCGGACGGCTCGACCAGAAACGTCGATGACGCGTTGCGCTGGAAACAGAAGTTCAACGAGACCACGGACGCCGAAATGGCGCTGGCCACCCAGTTCGCATTTGACGCCAAGCCGATCATCGCCTGGGCCGACAGCCTGAAAGAATCCGGAATTGATCTGCCGATCCATATCGGTATCGCCGGTCCGGCCAAGCTGCAGACTCTGATCAAGTTCGCCATCGCGTGCGGTGTTGGCCCGTCTCTGAAGGTGCTGCAAAAGCGTGCCATGGACGTGTCCAAGCTGTTGTTGCCCTACGAGCCGACCGATGTTGTGGCCGAGCTGGCCAACCACAAAGCGGCCAACCCGGATTTCAACATCACCAACCTACACTTCTTCCCACTTGGCGGCATCAAGACCAACGCCAACTGGGCCATCAATAACGGCGGTGCCTCTGCACAGCCTGTAAACTCCTAAGGAACGGACATGACGCGTACAGTCGTAGAATCAAAAACAAAAACAGCCGTCCTGGGCTTTGACGAACCGTTCTGCGTGATCGGTGAGCGGATCAACCCGACTGGCCGCAAGAAACTGGCCGCCGAGCTGGAAGCGGGCGATTTCTCGACCGTCGAGAAAGACGCGCTGGCGCAGGTAGCTGCGGGAGCAACCGTTCTGGATATCAATGCGGGCGTTGTCTATAACTCGAACCCCAATCCGAACGAGACCGAGCCGCCGCTGATGCGCAAGATTGTCGAACTGGTTCAGGGGCTGGTCGAAGTACCGCTGTGCATCGACTCGTCGGTTCCAGGTGCGCTGGAAGCGGGTCTGGCGGCGGCCGAGGGCCGTCCGCTGCTGAACTCGGTCACCGGCGAAGAAGAGCGTCTGGAGCTGGTTCTGCCGCTGGTCAAGAAATACAACGTCCCGGTTGTTGCGATCTCGAACGATGACACCGGTATCTCGGAAGATCCCGATGTGCGTTTCGAAGTGGCCAAGAAGATTGTCGAGCGCGCGGCTGATTTCGGCATTCCCGCGCATGACATCGTGGTCGACCCGCTGGTCATGCCCATCGGTGCGATGGCAACTGCTGGTCTGCAGGTGTTCGCGCTGGTCCGTCGCTTGCGCGAAGAGCTGGGCGTAAACACCACCTGTGGTGCGTCCAACGTGTCGTTCGGCCTGCCGAACCGCCACGGCATCAATAACGCTTTCCTTCCAATGGCGATGGGCGCTGGTATGACCTCGGCAATCATGAACCCTGTTGCCTTGCCTGTAGGGCCCAAGAGGATCGCTGAGAAAAAGGCCGAGATTGAAGCCAAGGGTGTCATTCTGCCTGCGGACATGGATGATGAAACCTTCTGTCAGTTGTTCGGCCTGGGTTCGACCAAGCCGCGCGCGGGTAAGGAAATGGAGGCCATTCGCGCCGCCAACCTGCTGACCAATAATGACCCCCATGGCGGTGAGTGGATCAAGTTCAACAAAGCGCCGGACGAGGCGGGTGCCGCAGGCCCCGCAGGTGGTCGTCGCGGCGGTGGCCGTCGCCGCCGCGCCTGATTGGGGCGGAACAGACTGCAAAGGCCGGGCCCTGTGCCCGGCCTTTTGCATTTGACTCTGATCAATGTCGATTTGCCACAAGGTTTCAGAATACCCTGATCCAGGATGCAACGATCAGGTGCCAGCATGAGAAAACATCATCCCCCAAAGCTCTCAGATGCAGATCTGAACAAAAGGCTGAATAAAAGGAACTATTTCGATCAGCGGATCGAATTGCAGACAAGGTTGGCCAGAATTCAGCAAGCCTTTCTGTTTCACGGGATCAAGGGCGTGTTGGTGTTCGAAGGCTGGGACGCTGCCGGAAAAGGGGGAACCATTCGCCGGATCAGTCAGGCTTTGGACCCGCGCAGCTTCAAGGTCTGGCCCATCGGCGCGCCCCGAAACTACTACCTCAACCGGCATTATCTGCTGCGGTTCTGGGAACGCCTGCCGCCGTCCGGTGCGATTTCCGCTTTCGACCGCAGCTGGTATGGTCGGGTTCTGGTGGAGCGAATTGAAAAACTGACCCCGGAAACGCGCTGGCGGGCCGCGTATCAGGAAATCAATGATTTCGAACGAATGCTGGTTGATGACGGGACCAGGATTGTAAAACTGTTCTTCCACATTTCACAAGAAGAGCAGATGCGCCGTTTTACCGAGCGTCTGACAAACCCGATGAAACGTTGGAAGCTGACTTACGAAGATTTCAGAAACCGTGAAAAATGGGATGTCGCGGAAGTGGCCGTTGACGAAATGCTGGCACGGACGTCGACAGAAATAGCCCCTTGGCACGTGATCCCATCCAACAACAAGAAATATGCGCGGATCGCAGCCATGAAGGCCATTGTTGAAGCGTTTTCACAAGGGGTTGATCTGAACCCCCAGCATCTCGATCGCCGAACTTTGGAGGCGGCGGGCGCCGCCTTGGATGTCGACCAGTCCCTGATCGACAGCCTGCGGGCGCGAACCGAGTAAAACCCTTGATGAAGGTGAACGACGATCTGACTTGATCGTTCGGATGCTCTGATGTTATCTCAGTTGGCGCGGCGGGTATGATGTAATGGTAGCCTGTCAGCTTCCCAAGCTGAACGCGCGGGTTCGATTCCCGCTACCCGCTCCAGCAAAAATCTGTAAGACGTTGTTAATTAGTCAAAAAACAGACGCTTTGCGGCTTCATCGCCGCCTTCGCGGATCTCAGTATCTTTATGATAGCGCGTATTTCGATGGTCCTGTTCAACGGAATGACAAAGCCGGCGTTACCTGTTGAGGCCAAGCAGAGACTCTCTGCCTACGATGTGGGTTGGCAGTTCGACGGATGTGCCGGGTGAGTTGGATTCGATCATCTGTATCAACGCCAAAGCAGCCTTGCGTCCCATTTCACGATGAGGGACATGAACAGTTGTCAGTGCAGGGGCGACGATGCGCGCAAGCTCGATATCATCAAATCCGGTGATGGAGACATCTTCGGGCACCCGAAGTCCCATCTGCTGAGCTTGCCGTACCGCGCCGACTGCCAGAACGTCGTTGCCGCACAAAACCGCGGATGGCGGGCGGTCGCTCGACATGAGGTGCTTGAATGCCTCGGCACCATTTTCAATCTCGTAGGAGGTTTCGGTCACGACCAGATCGTCTTGCGACAGGCCATGTTGGGACATCGCGTCTTTTATACCTTGGATCCGCAAGCGCGCACGATCATTTCCCTTGCTGATGCCGGAAATCGTCGCCAGACGCGTGTGGCCCAATTCGATGATCCTGCTCGCCAAAGCCTCCATTGCCCGTCTGTTGTCAAATCCAATCGAAGGTATGGGTTTGTCCGGCAGGAAGGACCACGCAACCAGGGCCGGCACTTTCTGCCGTTCGAGATAGTCGTAGATTTGCTGGTCACGGTCGTGCCCGATCAGCAGAAGCCCGTCAGCACCCCGGGCAACCAGTGTTCGGATCTGATCTTCTTCTGCGGCCGGCTGGTAGGCTGAGCTGGAGACCAGCAAGGTGTAGCCCTGTTTGTGGATTTCCTCTTGAAACGCCTGCAAACCCCTTGCAAAGATTGCGTTTTCCATTGTCGGGATGATAGCGCCAATAGTGAAAGAACGCCGAGCGGCCATCACACGCGCTGCAAAGTTCGGCGTGTAGCCCAGGGAATCTACGGCAGATAAAACACGTTTTCGCGTTGCCTCGACAACCTGTTGCGGGGTGTTCAGGCACCGCGACACGGTGGCAGTTGAAACGCCTGCTGCCTTGGCAACGTCATCCAGCGTCGGTGCGGACCGATGTTTTGACATTCTCGAACTCTCAATTTCGGTTCGCCTAAGTTAGTCGCATTTCTCCAAGGATGAAAGCGTTTATGTAAGCGCTTGCATTTTTGATGTAAGCGCTTACAAAGACAATTGAGCCGATTCTGAAGGGGGTCCCGGAAATGTATCTCGCTGCATCAGTCATTGTTTTTGCGATCTATTTCGCAAATGTCGCTTTGGGTGCTTTTGCGAACAGTGCGTTTCTTGGTGACGTTGGAGAGATGTTGGTTCTGTTCGCGGCCTCGATCTTGTTCGTTGTCGCAATTCTGAAAAAGGAAGCTGACCGGAACGCAAAAGACGGCAGCTGAACTTTTGCTTGGGAGGGCAATTGATGAAAACCGACAAGACCGAACTTGCATCGGCCGAGCGCCGCAATTTTCTAAAACTGAGCGCCAGTGGCGCATTCACGGCCGCATTAGTCGCCGGGGCAGGGGGCGTTTTGTGGTCTTCTGAGGCTGCCGCGCAGACCGCGAAGGAAGAGAGCGAGCGAGAGAAGGCCGCAGACCACGTGATGACGGTGGCCACGGCCTATGTGCTTGGCGCGTCGCGCAGCTATCCGATCATGCAGCTGGATCTGAAGGAGAACATTCAGAACGCCACAAACGGAAAGGTCTATGTCAAACTGGCCCCCGGCGGTCAGCTTGGTGCGGGTGGCGCACTGGTCCAGAAGGTGCAGGGCGGCACCATTCAAGCAGCGCAGCATTCGCTGTCAAACTTTGCGCCATTCGCGTCGACAGTCGACCTGATCAACATGCCGTACCTGTGCGGCTCGAACCAGCGTTTTACCAACCTTGTTCATTCTGACACGTGGAAAAAAGAGGTTCACCCCAAGGTCGAGGCCGCAGGATTCAAGGCTCTGTTCTATGTAAACATCGACCCGCGCGTCGTTGCGGTTCGTCAGGGCGGCAATGCAGTGCTCACTCCCGGTGATATGAGCGGGATCAAGTTCCGCGTGCCGGGATCGAAGATGCTGCAACAGTACTATCGCATGGTCGGTGCCAACCCGACGCCCGTAGCCTGGGGCGAGACCCCGTCGGCCATCAAGCAGGGCGTTGCGGACGCGCTCGATCCATCGGTTGGCGCGCTCTATGTCTTTGGTTTCAAGGATATCCTCAGCCATGTCACCTTCACTCAGGCGGTCCCGGATAGCCAAGTTTATTCCTGTAACCTGGAATGGTTCAACTCGATGCCCGCCGATGTACAGGAAGGCATCATGTGGGGGTCG contains:
- a CDS encoding PhoX family phosphatase, which codes for MKDDHTLSFDEYDEIISPRPEECDFDRVVERALSRRGFMGGVLAMGSFAAVGGSILPTTARAAADRFSFEAIPVSTADEVIVPSGYKAEVIVRWGDPLWSDVPEFNHATRGTAASQERAFGDNTDGQDVFYHDGHVLLVVNNEYTNRDILWGNNPDAKAASDDDVAKGMMAHGVTIVEIANTDGKWGIVKDSPYNRRVTPQTEMTITGPAAGHDLMKTAADPSGMTCKGTWNNCGNGMTPWGTYLACEENFNGYFSAEDENHETSPELKRYGVSASDWGYGWAKIDDRFDVSKNPNEPNRAGYVVEIDPTDPTSTPRKLTALGRFKHENAETVVNNDGRVVVYMGDDERGEFLYRFVSDGFYAAGVDTNALLENGTLSVAKFNDDGTGEWIDLTPETSGLASQAEVCIHTRQAASAVGGTTMDRPEWVASNPNAPEVYCCLTNNKNRGVKPNAGGDDTSANGPNPRDKNNYGQIVRWRPDGGDHTAAGFGWDLYVLAGNPTVHENAYAGSENVNADNMFNSPDGLKFDTNGLLWIQTDGNYGNEGDFAGQGNNQMLAGDPVTGEIRRFLVGPNECEVTGLSWSPDRRTMFVGIQHPGEDGNSHWPEGGDSVPRSAIIAIIREDGGLVG
- a CDS encoding virulence factor codes for the protein MPDVTIVYWRDIPAQVIVGKGRRGAKRQLEERFEQAIDRAAMKVNAKDSDAYLAEWRKAEPFAVEGDPAEIAEAEAVRLETEYDQDRVKALIANDGWA
- a CDS encoding methylenetetrahydrofolate reductase, which encodes MALLNFKKRDVVENGPVNPTVEAFLQGYSIEVMPRTAEKVEDFRPLLPEGTRVYIAHIEGTPIEDMVKTAKRIAAEGYPVMPHFPARIIKDAATLENWIAMYQGEAGVEQALLLAGGVANPHGDFDSSMQLLETGLFDKAGFKRLHVAGHPEGNKDIDPDGSTRNVDDALRWKQKFNETTDAEMALATQFAFDAKPIIAWADSLKESGIDLPIHIGIAGPAKLQTLIKFAIACGVGPSLKVLQKRAMDVSKLLLPYEPTDVVAELANHKAANPDFNITNLHFFPLGGIKTNANWAINNGGASAQPVNS
- a CDS encoding methyltetrahydrofolate cobalamin methyltransferase; its protein translation is MTRTVVESKTKTAVLGFDEPFCVIGERINPTGRKKLAAELEAGDFSTVEKDALAQVAAGATVLDINAGVVYNSNPNPNETEPPLMRKIVELVQGLVEVPLCIDSSVPGALEAGLAAAEGRPLLNSVTGEEERLELVLPLVKKYNVPVVAISNDDTGISEDPDVRFEVAKKIVERAADFGIPAHDIVVDPLVMPIGAMATAGLQVFALVRRLREELGVNTTCGASNVSFGLPNRHGINNAFLPMAMGAGMTSAIMNPVALPVGPKRIAEKKAEIEAKGVILPADMDDETFCQLFGLGSTKPRAGKEMEAIRAANLLTNNDPHGGEWIKFNKAPDEAGAAGPAGGRRGGGRRRRA
- a CDS encoding polyphosphate kinase 2 family protein, with the protein product MRKHHPPKLSDADLNKRLNKRNYFDQRIELQTRLARIQQAFLFHGIKGVLVFEGWDAAGKGGTIRRISQALDPRSFKVWPIGAPRNYYLNRHYLLRFWERLPPSGAISAFDRSWYGRVLVERIEKLTPETRWRAAYQEINDFERMLVDDGTRIVKLFFHISQEEQMRRFTERLTNPMKRWKLTYEDFRNREKWDVAEVAVDEMLARTSTEIAPWHVIPSNNKKYARIAAMKAIVEAFSQGVDLNPQHLDRRTLEAAGAALDVDQSLIDSLRARTE
- a CDS encoding LacI family DNA-binding transcriptional regulator, which translates into the protein MSKHRSAPTLDDVAKAAGVSTATVSRCLNTPQQVVEATRKRVLSAVDSLGYTPNFAARVMAARRSFTIGAIIPTMENAIFARGLQAFQEEIHKQGYTLLVSSSAYQPAAEEDQIRTLVARGADGLLLIGHDRDQQIYDYLERQKVPALVAWSFLPDKPIPSIGFDNRRAMEALASRIIELGHTRLATISGISKGNDRARLRIQGIKDAMSQHGLSQDDLVVTETSYEIENGAEAFKHLMSSDRPPSAVLCGNDVLAVGAVRQAQQMGLRVPEDVSITGFDDIELARIVAPALTTVHVPHREMGRKAALALIQMIESNSPGTSVELPTHIVGRESLLGLNR
- a CDS encoding TRAP transporter substrate-binding protein; protein product: MKTDKTELASAERRNFLKLSASGAFTAALVAGAGGVLWSSEAAAQTAKEESEREKAADHVMTVATAYVLGASRSYPIMQLDLKENIQNATNGKVYVKLAPGGQLGAGGALVQKVQGGTIQAAQHSLSNFAPFASTVDLINMPYLCGSNQRFTNLVHSDTWKKEVHPKVEAAGFKALFYVNIDPRVVAVRQGGNAVLTPGDMSGIKFRVPGSKMLQQYYRMVGANPTPVAWGETPSAIKQGVADALDPSVGALYVFGFKDILSHVTFTQAVPDSQVYSCNLEWFNSMPADVQEGIMWGSEMTSHQNLSKVPSARAYAMAELNKAGVQFHSLSDDQLAEWQDAGGYQNADWDPFKTELAGSMDNFEKLVEAAGTQGKYYVHDA